A window of Streptomyces sp. DG1A-41 contains these coding sequences:
- a CDS encoding SDR family oxidoreductase, with translation MRTVIAGGHGQIALRLERLLTARGDEVAGIIRKAEQADDLREAGAEPVVLDLESASVDEVAERLRGSDAAVFAAGAGPGSGAARKDTVDKAAAVLFADAAVRAGVRRFVIVSSMGADPEHKGDEIFDVYLRAKGEADAYVRGLDALDWTILRPGQLTDDAGTGLVRLEAHTGRGPIPRDDVATVLAELVDTPATAGLTLELISGPAPVSVAVKSVAGN, from the coding sequence ATGCGTACTGTAATCGCTGGTGGTCATGGTCAGATCGCGTTGCGGCTGGAGCGGCTGCTCACCGCGCGCGGGGACGAGGTCGCGGGGATCATCCGCAAGGCCGAACAGGCCGACGATCTGCGGGAGGCCGGTGCCGAACCGGTCGTGCTCGACCTGGAGTCGGCGTCCGTGGACGAGGTCGCGGAGCGGCTCAGGGGCTCCGACGCGGCGGTGTTCGCGGCGGGCGCGGGACCGGGCAGCGGGGCGGCCCGCAAGGACACGGTGGACAAGGCCGCGGCGGTCCTCTTCGCGGACGCGGCGGTGCGGGCGGGCGTACGGCGCTTCGTGATCGTGTCGTCCATGGGCGCCGACCCGGAGCACAAGGGCGACGAGATCTTCGACGTGTACCTGCGCGCCAAGGGCGAGGCGGACGCGTACGTGCGCGGGCTGGACGCGCTGGACTGGACGATTCTGCGCCCCGGCCAGCTCACCGACGACGCCGGCACCGGCCTGGTACGCCTGGAGGCGCACACGGGTCGTGGCCCGATCCCGCGCGACGACGTGGCCACCGTACTCGCGGAGCTGGTGGACACCCCCGCGACGGCCGGCCTCACTCTGGAGCTGATCAGCGGGCCGGCTCCGGTGTCCGTGGCGGTGAAGTCGGTGGCTGGGAACTGA